DNA sequence from the Paenibacillus azoreducens genome:
ATTTTTTCCAAGAATGAATTGCCTACTGCACCGATCTGACGAATCTTGGTATCTACCTTCACATTTACGTCTAGATGCTGAAACTGCCGATCCCAGTCTTTCTTTAATTTTTTCCAAGCCTTCGGGTTGGAACGCCGAATAGCGTCCCCGAATCCAAAGATGTCCACCTTGTATTTTTTCTGCACGGTATCTATAACATCTTCAACCAGTTGTTTTACTCTTTTTTCTCCCGCCTTCTCCAGTTCAGCAATCGTCTTCGTCTTGGTTAAATCAATATGGCACTCTACATCATCAACATTCACTTCTCCGCGTATGCCGATGTCGATATGGGGTTTTCCACGCTTCATGCTTCCTTTGATCTTTGTTTTTGACCGAATCGTCTCTACGGCCAATTTACCTCCCTTAGAGCAGGGAATCACGGCGGCAGTACTTGACACCTTATCAAGGATATAGTTATATCCTTTGCTTTCATTTACGTCTAACCAACCGATCAGCTTGTCTTTTTTAAAGACACCTAACGTCGCGTATTGATGCCTTGCTGGTGAGTTGGACACTTCCACATTTTTTCGGGCTGCACCTTCTTGCGGATTACCATTGACGACGATTCCCGTTAATACTGGGTGCTTCCCTTCGCTTGTCATGTCCGAGATCAACGTATC
Encoded proteins:
- a CDS encoding Ger(x)C family spore germination protein; protein product: MLRKLSLVLLLCTLLFVTGCWNRRELNDLAITLGMGIDKQGQKYKVTVQVVVPGEITAQKSRGVSPVTVFSAVGDTVFEAVRKMTTVSPRKVYIAHLRIVVLGEALAREGIGKSLDFLTRDTEARTDFYVTVAKGTTAEDVLKVLTTLEAIPANKLFNSLETSSRQWAPTASVTLDTLISDMTSEGKHPVLTGIVVNGNPQEGAARKNVEVSNSPARHQYATLGVFKKDKLIGWLDVNESKGYNYILDKVSSTAAVIPCSKGGKLAVETIRSKTKIKGSMKRGKPHIDIGIRGEVNVDDVECHIDLTKTKTIAELEKAGEKRVKQLVEDVIDTVQKKYKVDIFGFGDAIRRSNPKAWKKLKKDWDRQFQHLDVNVKVDTKIRQIGAVGNSFLEKIKE